A region of Streptomyces paludis DNA encodes the following proteins:
- a CDS encoding protein kinase family protein produces the protein MAERSTAAVDVADNSGDKPLTAKADKATADGPAETQKTAEESAQDSRDELLSTGAGSAAPELHSGHKLARRYRLEECVTRLDGFSSWRAVDEKLRRAVGVHLLPADHPRARSVLAAARSAALLGDPRFVQVLDAVEENDLVYVVHEWLPDATELTALLAAGPMAAHDAYQLVSQLSQAMAAAHREGLAHLRLTPGAVLRTSTGQYRIRGLAVNAALRGIRADRPQRTDTEAIGALLYAALTQRWPYETDSYGLSGLPKGVGLIAPDQVRAGVHRGLSELAMRALVNDGATASRQDPPCTTPDELAAAVAEMPRIKAPEPVFTAPPEYQRTTYQQGTYGRTQQGHGAPAMHHQVAAPPPPLQSRTGKVLKWTVAGLLIAALGLGSWQVADRLLVPDNETNTSPTQTTTGDDDKAIKPIKPLKIDSAVEFTPGGSGISPELAPNAIDGKTDTAWITAQYQNFANFGNRPDRKDGSGIVVDLGSVRSVSAFDIDMYRSGQKAEVLAAGKDASNPTSLADFSQRLSKLETVGGTLKSTLDKPVRTRYVLIHITELPTDGRNDRFRGGISEIRISG, from the coding sequence GTGGCGGAACGTAGCACGGCTGCCGTCGACGTGGCCGACAACAGCGGTGACAAGCCGCTGACCGCCAAGGCGGACAAGGCCACGGCCGACGGGCCGGCGGAAACCCAGAAGACGGCGGAGGAGTCCGCGCAGGACTCGCGTGATGAGCTGCTGAGCACCGGCGCGGGCAGCGCGGCGCCCGAGCTGCACAGCGGCCACAAACTCGCCAGACGCTACCGCCTGGAGGAGTGCGTCACCCGTCTGGACGGTTTCAGCAGCTGGCGTGCGGTCGACGAGAAACTGCGCCGGGCCGTCGGCGTGCATCTTCTCCCCGCCGACCACCCGCGGGCCCGCTCCGTGCTCGCGGCCGCCCGGTCGGCCGCTCTTCTGGGCGATCCGCGCTTCGTCCAGGTGCTGGACGCGGTCGAGGAGAACGACCTCGTCTACGTCGTCCACGAGTGGCTGCCGGACGCGACCGAACTCACCGCCCTCCTCGCCGCCGGGCCCATGGCCGCCCACGACGCCTACCAGCTGGTCAGCCAGCTCTCTCAGGCCATGGCGGCCGCCCACCGCGAGGGACTGGCCCATCTGCGGCTGACGCCCGGCGCGGTGCTGCGCACCTCCACCGGCCAGTACCGGATCCGCGGCCTCGCGGTGAACGCGGCGCTGCGCGGTATCCGCGCCGACCGGCCGCAGCGTACGGACACCGAGGCCATCGGAGCGCTGCTCTACGCGGCGCTCACCCAGCGGTGGCCGTACGAGACGGACTCGTACGGGCTCTCCGGTCTGCCCAAGGGCGTCGGGCTCATCGCCCCGGACCAGGTGCGTGCCGGGGTCCACCGCGGTCTCTCGGAGCTGGCGATGCGCGCCCTGGTGAACGACGGCGCCACCGCCTCCCGGCAGGACCCGCCGTGCACCACCCCGGACGAGCTGGCGGCAGCCGTCGCCGAGATGCCGCGGATCAAGGCGCCGGAGCCCGTCTTCACGGCCCCGCCCGAGTACCAGCGCACCACCTACCAGCAGGGCACCTACGGACGGACGCAGCAGGGGCACGGCGCACCCGCGATGCACCACCAGGTCGCCGCTCCGCCGCCACCGCTCCAGAGCCGTACCGGCAAGGTGCTCAAGTGGACCGTCGCCGGGCTGCTCATCGCCGCGCTGGGTCTCGGCAGCTGGCAGGTCGCCGACCGGCTGCTCGTCCCGGACAACGAGACAAACACGAGCCCCACCCAGACGACCACCGGCGACGACGACAAGGCGATCAAGCCCATCAAGCCGCTCAAGATCGACAGCGCGGTCGAGTTCACCCCCGGCGGTTCGGGGATAAGTCCCGAACTCGCGCCGAACGCCATCGACGGCAAGACCGACACCGCCTGGATCACCGCGCAGTACCAGAACTTCGCCAACTTCGGCAATCGCCCGGACCGCAAGGACGGCAGCGGAATCGTTGTCGACCTGGGCAGCGTACGGAGCGTGTCCGCCTTCGACATCGACATGTACCGCAGCGGCCAGAAGGCCGAAGTCCTCGCCGCCGGCAAGGACGCGTCGAACCCCACCTCGCTGGCGGACTTCTCCCAGCGGCTCTCGAAGCTGGAGACGGTCGGCGGAACGCTCAAGAGCACCCTCGACAAGCCCGTGCGAACCCGATACGTATTGATCCACATCACCGAACTGCCGACGGACGGACGCAACGATCGCTTCCGGGGCGGCATTTCGGAGATCCGGATCAGCGGCTGA
- the sigM gene encoding RNA polymerase sigma factor SigM — MDDVVLADANDHDLLSAHAAGHPHAFGELVRRHRDRLWAVALRTLGDREEAADAVQDALVSAFRAAHTFRGQSAVTTWLHRITVNACLDRARKAASRKTSPMDDTERLEQLLEPHESAEAPAERRDLHRELLAALAKLPVDQRAALVLVDMQGFPVAEAAAVLGVPVGTVKSRCARGRARLLPMLTHLRADIGDISGPVRARNRTPGTSVPPAAEPQDSGSSDPAGVKGGGGRA; from the coding sequence TTGGACGATGTCGTGCTCGCCGATGCGAACGACCATGATCTTCTGAGCGCTCATGCGGCGGGTCATCCGCATGCCTTCGGCGAGCTGGTGCGGCGCCATCGCGACCGTCTCTGGGCGGTGGCCCTGCGGACCCTGGGCGACCGCGAGGAGGCCGCGGACGCGGTGCAGGACGCCCTCGTCTCCGCCTTCCGCGCCGCGCACACCTTCCGGGGTCAGTCCGCCGTGACGACCTGGCTCCATCGCATCACCGTCAACGCGTGCCTCGACCGGGCCCGCAAGGCCGCCTCCCGCAAGACCTCCCCCATGGACGACACGGAACGGCTGGAGCAGCTCCTTGAGCCGCATGAGTCGGCGGAGGCCCCCGCGGAGCGCCGCGATCTGCACCGGGAGCTGCTGGCCGCGCTGGCGAAGCTGCCCGTCGACCAGCGCGCCGCGCTTGTCCTTGTCGATATGCAGGGCTTCCCGGTGGCGGAGGCCGCCGCGGTGCTCGGAGTGCCTGTCGGAACGGTGAAAAGCCGCTGTGCCCGCGGCCGAGCCAGACTTCTCCCGATGCTCACACATCTGCGTGCGGACATCGGGGATATCAGCGGTCCGGTCAGGGCAAGGAACCGGACGCCGGGGACATCCGTCCCACCGGCAGCGGAGCCACAGGATTCAGGATCGAGCGATCCTGCCGGCGTGAAGGGCGGAGGTGGGCGCGCGTGA
- the murJ gene encoding murein biosynthesis integral membrane protein MurJ yields MNAPYDGDRGQGAGGDPAGQVPPAPPAAQDPYVQDAYKQDPYWAQDLSAQDPVAEALYDRASHPPPPPGTYPESQELYQQPPAQQYAPDPRIWAQTPPPEPSGPSRHLPYGDDARTTQFTGVDDLVSRAGDDSPPADAFAHLYRDQQGTGKVLTAPEPEAAPAPPPAKKSGGKASGLLKSSALMAAGTLVSRLTGFVRSLVITAALGAALLGDSYTVAYTLPTMIYILTVGGGLNSVFVPQLVRAMKNDDDGGVAYANRLLTLVMVALGAIVAAAVFAAPLLVRLMSDTIAGDPPANNVAVTFARYCLPTIFFMGVHVVMGQILNARGKFGAMMWTPVLNNIVMIATFGLFIWVYGTAADSSMTVRTIPPDGVRLLGIGTLLGLVVQALAMIPYLSEAGFRFRPRFDWRGHGLGKTVKLAKWTVLFVLANQAGVLVVTQLATAAGEASGRTGTGILAYSNAQLIWGMPQAIITVSVMAALLPRISRAAHDNDPGAVRDDISQGLRNSAVAIVPIAFGFLALGVPLSILMFSSSGMESARSMGFILMAFALGLIPYSVQYVVLRGFYAYEDTRTPFYNTVIVALVNAAASALCYVVLPSRWAVVGMAASYGLAYAVGVGVAWRRLKNRLDGDLDGGRVLRTYARLCLAAVPGALAAGGVAYGILHTLGSSAVSSIVALVAGGAVLLAVFFMAAKKMRIEELNAMFGMVRGRLGR; encoded by the coding sequence ATGAACGCGCCGTACGACGGTGACCGTGGGCAGGGCGCGGGCGGCGATCCGGCGGGACAGGTGCCGCCCGCCCCGCCGGCCGCCCAGGATCCCTATGTCCAGGACGCCTACAAGCAGGACCCCTACTGGGCCCAGGACCTCTCCGCGCAGGACCCGGTGGCCGAGGCGCTGTACGACCGCGCCTCGCATCCGCCGCCGCCTCCGGGCACCTACCCGGAGAGCCAGGAGCTGTACCAGCAGCCTCCCGCACAGCAGTACGCGCCCGACCCCCGGATCTGGGCCCAGACACCTCCTCCGGAGCCCTCCGGTCCCTCCCGGCACCTCCCCTACGGGGACGACGCGAGGACGACCCAGTTCACGGGCGTCGACGATCTGGTCTCGCGGGCCGGTGACGACAGCCCGCCGGCGGACGCGTTCGCGCATCTCTACCGGGATCAGCAGGGCACGGGGAAGGTGCTGACGGCCCCGGAGCCCGAGGCCGCGCCCGCCCCGCCGCCCGCGAAGAAGTCCGGAGGCAAGGCATCGGGGCTGCTGAAGTCGAGCGCGCTGATGGCCGCGGGCACCCTGGTGTCCCGGCTCACCGGGTTCGTACGGAGCCTGGTGATCACCGCCGCGCTGGGCGCGGCGCTGCTCGGTGACTCCTACACGGTCGCCTACACGCTGCCCACGATGATCTACATCCTCACCGTCGGCGGCGGCCTCAACTCCGTCTTCGTCCCGCAGCTCGTCCGGGCGATGAAGAACGACGACGACGGTGGCGTCGCCTACGCCAACCGGCTGCTCACTCTCGTCATGGTCGCGCTCGGCGCGATCGTCGCCGCGGCGGTGTTCGCGGCTCCGCTGCTGGTCCGCCTGATGTCGGACACCATCGCCGGGGACCCGCCCGCCAACAATGTCGCGGTCACCTTCGCCCGCTACTGCCTGCCCACCATCTTCTTCATGGGTGTGCATGTGGTGATGGGCCAGATCCTCAACGCGCGCGGGAAGTTCGGCGCGATGATGTGGACCCCGGTCCTCAACAACATCGTCATGATCGCCACGTTCGGTCTGTTCATCTGGGTCTACGGCACGGCCGCGGACTCCAGCATGACCGTCCGGACGATTCCGCCGGACGGGGTGCGGCTGCTGGGCATCGGCACGCTGCTCGGCCTTGTCGTCCAGGCTCTCGCGATGATCCCCTATCTGAGCGAGGCCGGGTTCCGGTTCCGGCCGCGGTTCGACTGGCGGGGGCACGGGCTCGGCAAGACGGTCAAGCTGGCCAAGTGGACCGTTCTCTTCGTCCTCGCGAACCAGGCCGGCGTGCTGGTCGTCACCCAGCTGGCGACCGCGGCCGGCGAGGCGTCCGGCAGGACCGGCACCGGCATCCTCGCCTACAGCAACGCCCAGTTGATCTGGGGCATGCCGCAGGCCATCATCACCGTCTCGGTCATGGCCGCGCTGCTGCCGAGGATCTCCCGCGCCGCCCACGACAACGACCCGGGGGCCGTGCGCGACGACATCTCGCAGGGCCTGCGCAACTCGGCGGTGGCCATCGTCCCGATCGCCTTCGGATTCCTGGCCCTCGGCGTCCCGCTGTCGATCCTGATGTTCTCGTCCAGCGGGATGGAGTCGGCCCGGTCCATGGGCTTCATCCTCATGGCATTCGCCCTCGGGCTCATTCCGTACTCCGTGCAGTACGTCGTCCTGCGAGGCTTCTACGCGTACGAGGACACCCGGACGCCGTTCTACAACACGGTGATCGTCGCCCTGGTCAACGCCGCGGCCTCCGCACTCTGCTACGTGGTCCTGCCGTCCCGCTGGGCCGTGGTCGGCATGGCCGCCTCGTACGGGCTGGCCTACGCCGTCGGCGTCGGCGTGGCGTGGCGCCGGCTCAAGAACCGGCTGGACGGCGATCTGGACGGCGGCCGGGTGCTGCGTACGTACGCCAGGCTCTGTCTGGCGGCCGTTCCCGGCGCCCTGGCGGCCGGCGGCGTCGCCTACGGCATTCTGCACACCCTCGGCAGCAGCGCGGTCAGTTCGATCGTGGCGCTGGTCGCCGGTGGCGCGGTGCTGCTCGCCGTGTTCTTCATGGCGGCGAAGAAGATGAGGATCGAGGAGCTGAACGCCATGTTCGGCATGGTCCGCGGGCGGCTCGGACGCTGA